One window of Candidatus Nanosynbacter sp. HMT-352 genomic DNA carries:
- a CDS encoding YifB family Mg chelatase-like AAA ATPase — translation MISRVISATPYGFSGQIIEVEGDMSKGLPSLQIVGMGNKAIDESRDRVRSAIKNSSLDFPKGKIIINLAPAELPKDGSHFDLPIALSILCISGALNQSDVSNAVFAGELALDGSLRPIRSAIITAEVAKNQKIKSVYVPAQNAKQAALVTGVDVFPVENLKALFLHLKKEKIIKPIDRSSIKNISRNHKNTPTIDDIYGQEQAKRAIQIAVAGRHNILLSGPPGSGKTMLAKSLKNLLPALSEDEIVEVTKLHSLGEHTIINNPVVDRPFRSPHHTASRASIIGGGSKVQPGEISLAHRGVLFLDELLEYPRTVLESLRQPLEDHEITVSRANSKFNFPANFLLVATMNPCPCGFLGDPKKTCICSQNQILNYQKRLSGPLLDRIDLTVSVSRVPHEKLLNNNMSTKSQQETFLSEIHKAYSIQRDRYKCSYKYNNDIPSNGVDKITSISESAKTFLTNAARKLDLSTRSYFKVIKVSRTIADLEGSASIEIPHIAESLQYRQINIG, via the coding sequence ATGATTAGTAGAGTTATTTCAGCTACACCTTATGGATTTAGCGGGCAAATTATCGAAGTTGAGGGAGATATGTCAAAAGGACTTCCTAGTCTGCAAATTGTCGGAATGGGTAATAAGGCCATCGACGAGTCCAGAGATCGAGTACGTAGTGCAATAAAAAACTCTTCCCTAGATTTTCCAAAAGGAAAAATAATCATCAACTTAGCACCGGCAGAGTTACCAAAAGACGGATCTCACTTCGATCTCCCAATCGCCTTATCTATTTTATGTATCAGCGGCGCACTTAATCAAAGCGACGTAAGTAATGCGGTTTTTGCGGGAGAACTAGCACTAGACGGCAGCCTACGTCCAATACGATCAGCAATTATTACAGCCGAAGTGGCCAAAAACCAGAAAATTAAATCAGTATACGTGCCAGCCCAAAATGCCAAACAGGCGGCGCTAGTGACTGGAGTTGACGTATTTCCAGTAGAAAACCTAAAGGCACTCTTCTTACACCTCAAAAAAGAAAAGATTATTAAGCCAATAGACAGATCGTCAATAAAAAATATATCTCGCAATCATAAAAACACTCCAACCATCGACGACATCTACGGACAAGAGCAAGCAAAGAGGGCTATCCAGATAGCCGTTGCCGGAAGACATAATATTTTATTGTCCGGCCCTCCGGGATCAGGAAAAACTATGTTGGCAAAATCTTTGAAGAATCTATTACCAGCCCTATCAGAGGATGAGATAGTAGAAGTGACAAAACTTCACAGTCTTGGAGAACACACTATAATAAACAATCCCGTAGTAGATAGACCGTTCAGATCACCACACCACACCGCAAGTAGAGCGTCTATTATTGGCGGAGGATCGAAAGTGCAGCCAGGAGAAATCAGTTTAGCTCATAGAGGTGTCCTATTTCTCGATGAGCTACTCGAATATCCGCGCACTGTACTTGAATCGCTTCGTCAGCCTCTAGAGGATCATGAAATTACTGTCAGTCGTGCAAATAGTAAGTTCAACTTCCCTGCCAATTTCTTATTAGTAGCCACAATGAATCCTTGTCCTTGTGGATTTCTTGGAGACCCAAAAAAAACTTGCATATGCTCACAAAATCAAATTCTCAATTATCAAAAAAGATTATCAGGGCCATTACTTGATCGAATAGATCTAACTGTGTCGGTTTCACGAGTTCCCCATGAAAAATTATTAAACAATAACATGTCGACAAAATCACAACAAGAGACATTTTTATCTGAGATACACAAAGCCTACTCTATTCAGAGAGACAGATATAAGTGTAGTTACAAATACAACAATGACATTCCAAGTAATGGTGTTGATAAAATTACATCAATATCAGAATCTGCAAAAACCTTCTTGACGAACGCAGCCAGAAAGCTAGACTTAAGCACTCGCAGCTATTTTAAAGTTATAAAAGTTTCTCGCACTATCGCAGATTTAGAAGGATCCGCATCCATAGAAATTCCACATATAGCAGAAAGTTTACAGTACAGACAGATTAACATAGGTTAA
- the rplT gene encoding 50S ribosomal protein L20, whose product MRVKRGVVARAKHKKILKAAEGMQHNRTRSFRLAKQGVIRALQYAYRDRRNKKRDLRGLWITRINAAARQEGTTYGKLIASMKSKNIEIDRKILAELAVNEPKAFAEIVKASL is encoded by the coding sequence ATGCGAGTAAAACGAGGAGTTGTCGCACGCGCTAAGCATAAAAAAATCTTAAAAGCAGCTGAGGGAATGCAGCATAATCGCACCAGAAGTTTTCGTCTTGCAAAACAAGGTGTTATTAGAGCTCTGCAGTACGCCTACCGCGATCGTCGAAACAAGAAGCGCGATCTACGCGGTCTATGGATTACTCGAATCAATGCAGCCGCTCGACAAGAAGGTACAACTTACGGCAAGCTTATAGCTTCTATGAAATCTAAAAACATTGAGATTGATAGAAAAATATTAGCAGAATTGGCAGTTAACGAGCCAAAAGCTTTCGCTGAAATAGTAAAAGCAAGTCTATAG
- the rpmB gene encoding 50S ribosomal protein L28, whose translation MASRCDLTGKGKQYGNNVSFSLRRTKRVFKPNLQKKTFVVDGQKITMTLSTKAIRTLKKKGILSATTNK comes from the coding sequence ATGGCATCACGATGTGATTTAACAGGCAAAGGCAAGCAGTATGGCAACAACGTCAGCTTCTCCCTGCGCCGCACTAAGCGTGTTTTCAAACCAAACCTTCAGAAGAAGACTTTTGTTGTTGACGGTCAAAAAATTACCATGACTTTAAGCACAAAAGCTATTCGCACCCTGAAGAAAAAAGGTATTTTGAGCGCAACTACTAATAAGTAA
- the rpmI gene encoding 50S ribosomal protein L35 — translation MPKLKTHKGTAKRIKLTSTGKLTRQRAFGGHLLAKKSKSRKRAINTTATVTGSMAKNARRAMGV, via the coding sequence ATGCCAAAGCTAAAGACCCACAAAGGCACTGCGAAGCGTATCAAGCTGACCAGCACCGGAAAATTGACCCGCCAGCGCGCATTTGGCGGCCACTTGTTGGCTAAAAAGTCAAAAAGTCGTAAGCGCGCAATCAACACAACAGCAACAGTAACTGGTTCGATGGCTAAGAACGCCCGTCGAGCAATGGGAGTATAG
- a CDS encoding site-2 protease family protein: MILEIIIVLIVILLSMTIHEAMHAFMGYALGDNTAKEEGRLTLNPIRHIDPVMTILLPLIMVVLHAPVFGGAKPVPFNPNRVRFGDWGAALVALSGPITNLVIAFIAFGFGVFSGVINNAGAVRPTIFGLIISTAVSVNLGFFVFNMLPIPPLDGSRILYAVAPDGIRGVMQKIEQNGVLLVMIIVVLFSDVIGQVMSGCIRAILRVFMNIFGV, translated from the coding sequence ATGATTTTAGAAATAATAATAGTTTTGATTGTTATATTATTGTCTATGACTATTCACGAGGCTATGCACGCTTTTATGGGGTATGCATTGGGCGATAATACTGCAAAAGAAGAGGGGAGGCTGACACTTAATCCCATAAGACATATCGATCCGGTGATGACTATTTTGCTTCCTTTGATTATGGTAGTGTTACATGCTCCGGTTTTCGGAGGAGCTAAACCTGTTCCGTTTAATCCAAATAGAGTCCGTTTTGGCGATTGGGGGGCGGCTCTTGTTGCTCTTTCTGGCCCGATTACTAATTTAGTAATCGCCTTTATTGCGTTTGGCTTCGGAGTGTTTAGTGGCGTTATTAATAATGCTGGGGCAGTACGACCTACGATATTTGGACTGATTATTTCTACCGCCGTATCGGTAAATCTGGGTTTTTTTGTTTTTAATATGCTACCAATTCCACCTCTGGACGGATCTAGAATATTATATGCCGTAGCGCCGGATGGTATCAGGGGTGTTATGCAAAAAATTGAGCAAAACGGCGTTCTTTTGGTAATGATTATAGTTGTGCTGTTTTCTGATGTAATTGGGCAGGTTATGTCGGGTTGTATTCGGGCGATTTTGCGTGTATTTATGAACATATTTGGTGTATAA
- the thrS gene encoding threonine--tRNA ligase translates to MSEEELKSMRHSLAHIMAQAIQHLWPQAKFGVGPAIDNGFYYDIYLDNGTISEADLPKIEEEMRKIVAANYPFERRDVSVEEAIDWAIKGDQSFKVELLNDLKRSGTTVASELAGEKMGSVSDGDSKVETVSLYSQGDYTDLCRGGHVDSTGKVGAFKLTKTAGAYWRGNENNPQMQRIYGVAFATQEELDEYLNRLEIAKQRDHRKLGKELDLYTTSPLVGIGLPLFTPRGTILRDIVAQYSNQLRQKFGFEKVWTPHITKKDLYETSGHWAKFGEELFLVKSQETSDEMALKPMNCPHHTQIFASRPRSYRDMPVRYLETTTDYRDEKTGELGGLNRVRSLTQDDSHIFCRTDQIEGEINNLLAAARELYGSIDMKLRVRLSYRDESDSYLGDLSLWDSAQNQLKSAVEKVGLDYFEQEGEAAFYGPKIDFMATDAIGREHQVATVQLDFVQPQRFGLEYADADGNFTTPVMIHCALLGSIERFLSVFIEHTGGWFPFWAAPEQVRILTINDTVLEYVDKITTMLSDITLMEPVRYNDVRFTIDSRNESLGKKIREATSMKIPVQLIVGPKDMEANEVSIRTQSGEEKISLEQLAEYIKSL, encoded by the coding sequence ATGAGTGAAGAAGAACTAAAATCTATGAGACACAGCCTGGCACATATTATGGCGCAGGCTATTCAGCATTTATGGCCTCAGGCGAAGTTTGGCGTGGGACCGGCTATCGACAATGGTTTTTACTATGATATTTATCTTGACAACGGGACAATTTCTGAAGCTGACCTTCCGAAGATAGAAGAGGAGATGCGAAAGATCGTAGCGGCTAATTATCCGTTTGAGAGGCGTGATGTGTCAGTAGAAGAGGCTATTGATTGGGCTATAAAGGGAGATCAGTCATTTAAGGTGGAACTACTGAATGATCTTAAACGATCTGGTACTACCGTTGCTAGCGAATTAGCTGGAGAAAAAATGGGATCTGTGTCTGATGGCGATAGTAAAGTCGAGACTGTTTCTTTGTATTCTCAGGGTGATTACACTGATTTGTGTAGGGGCGGACATGTGGACAGTACTGGAAAAGTTGGTGCATTTAAACTTACTAAGACGGCTGGAGCGTATTGGCGAGGCAATGAGAATAATCCACAAATGCAGCGAATATATGGTGTAGCGTTTGCTACGCAGGAAGAGCTGGATGAATATCTGAATAGATTGGAAATTGCAAAGCAGCGAGATCATCGCAAGTTAGGCAAGGAGCTTGATCTATATACGACCTCTCCTCTGGTGGGGATTGGTTTGCCTTTGTTTACTCCTCGCGGTACGATTTTACGAGATATAGTGGCTCAATATTCGAACCAGCTGAGACAGAAGTTTGGCTTTGAAAAGGTCTGGACGCCTCATATTACGAAAAAAGATTTATATGAAACATCGGGCCATTGGGCTAAGTTCGGAGAAGAGTTATTTTTAGTTAAAAGCCAAGAAACTAGTGATGAGATGGCTCTTAAGCCTATGAACTGTCCGCATCATACGCAAATTTTTGCCTCACGACCGCGAAGTTATCGTGATATGCCAGTAAGATACTTGGAAACGACAACAGATTATCGTGACGAAAAAACCGGCGAGCTGGGCGGATTGAACCGTGTGCGCTCATTAACACAAGATGATAGCCATATATTTTGTCGTACTGATCAGATTGAAGGCGAGATTAATAATTTGCTAGCTGCTGCTCGTGAGTTATATGGTTCAATCGATATGAAGCTCAGGGTTAGATTAAGCTATCGTGACGAGTCTGATTCGTATTTAGGCGACCTTAGCTTATGGGATTCCGCACAGAACCAGTTAAAATCTGCTGTTGAGAAAGTAGGCTTGGATTATTTTGAACAAGAGGGTGAGGCGGCATTCTATGGTCCAAAGATTGACTTTATGGCAACCGATGCAATCGGCCGTGAACATCAAGTTGCAACCGTGCAGCTAGATTTCGTGCAACCACAAAGGTTCGGTTTGGAGTATGCGGATGCTGATGGTAATTTTACAACACCAGTTATGATTCACTGTGCCTTATTGGGTTCAATTGAGCGATTCTTAAGTGTGTTTATAGAGCATACTGGCGGATGGTTTCCGTTTTGGGCGGCTCCAGAACAGGTTCGTATTTTGACAATCAACGATACAGTATTAGAATATGTTGATAAAATAACAACTATGTTATCAGACATTACCCTCATGGAGCCAGTTAGATATAACGATGTAAGATTTACAATAGATTCTAGAAATGAATCATTAGGCAAGAAGATTAGGGAAGCTACCTCTATGAAGATACCTGTTCAACTTATCGTAGGACCAAAGGATATGGAAGCTAACGAGGTTAGTATTCGCACGCAATCTGGCGAAGAAAAAATATCGTTGGAGCAGCTTGCTGAGTATATAAAATCTTTGTAG
- the infC gene encoding translation initiation factor IF-3: MNKSIRINGAIRARELRIIGPDGEQLGIMSLKEALSKANDMNLDLVEISPGANPPVAKIIDWGKYQYQKMKDQQKNRRQAKSGDLKQMRFGLKIGAGDLEIKLKKIRKFLEGGHKVRIQVVYKGREMAHKEIGYELIDKIMEHLSEDAILEQKPQMAGRNLSVVIRSK; encoded by the coding sequence ATTAATAAATCAATCCGTATCAACGGAGCAATCCGTGCAAGAGAACTGCGGATAATTGGTCCTGATGGCGAGCAGCTCGGAATCATGTCTCTTAAGGAGGCTTTAAGTAAAGCCAACGACATGAATCTTGACTTAGTTGAAATATCGCCAGGAGCCAATCCGCCAGTTGCTAAAATCATTGACTGGGGTAAGTACCAGTATCAAAAGATGAAGGATCAACAGAAGAATCGGCGTCAAGCCAAATCTGGAGACCTAAAGCAAATGCGCTTCGGTCTAAAGATAGGGGCTGGAGACCTAGAGATCAAGCTGAAGAAGATCCGTAAGTTTTTGGAGGGCGGACATAAAGTCCGCATACAAGTGGTCTATAAGGGTCGTGAAATGGCCCATAAAGAGATCGGCTACGAATTGATTGACAAAATCATGGAGCACCTTAGTGAGGACGCAATATTAGAGCAAAAACCTCAGATGGCTGGTCGCAATCTGAGCGTAGTAATAAGGAGTAAATAA
- a CDS encoding MBL fold metallo-hydrolase codes for MFEIEYKGANAVIITTKKLRVVFDPNLEIVGGKNVSVNNDVEVVTEDRFTVVDSTPRLLFSGPGEYEVGDISLLGIPARRHIDAADDVKKSTIYKITIGEAKGVVVGNIESKLTDDQLENIGVVDFAILPVGGNGYTLDAMGSTSIIRQLDPKVVIPVHYNDATLHYEVPQDGVDEFVKNLGAPVVEAGPKWKLKKITDLPDNLTVVQISKS; via the coding sequence ATGTTTGAAATAGAGTATAAAGGAGCAAATGCTGTTATTATTACCACAAAGAAACTTCGTGTGGTATTTGATCCGAATTTAGAGATTGTCGGAGGAAAAAATGTTTCTGTGAATAATGATGTAGAAGTGGTTACAGAGGATCGGTTTACTGTTGTGGATTCTACACCAAGATTGCTATTTTCGGGTCCAGGTGAATATGAGGTCGGAGACATCTCATTGCTAGGAATTCCAGCGCGACGACATATTGATGCTGCAGATGATGTTAAAAAATCTACAATATATAAAATTACGATTGGTGAAGCTAAGGGAGTGGTTGTTGGTAACATTGAGAGTAAACTAACTGATGATCAGCTCGAAAATATAGGTGTTGTTGATTTTGCAATATTACCTGTCGGCGGAAATGGATATACATTAGACGCAATGGGATCAACTTCAATAATTCGTCAATTGGATCCTAAGGTGGTGATTCCGGTGCATTACAATGACGCTACTTTGCATTATGAAGTCCCACAGGACGGTGTGGATGAGTTTGTAAAAAATCTAGGAGCTCCAGTTGTTGAGGCTGGTCCAAAATGGAAGCTAAAGAAAATAACGGATCTGCCAGATAATTTAACAGTTGTTCAGATATCGAAAAGCTAG
- the miaA gene encoding tRNA (adenosine(37)-N6)-dimethylallyltransferase MiaA, translating into MNRFIKLDNGVDEGRLPLIVIVGPTASGKTSLAIQLAKKYRGEIICADSRTVYRGMNIGTAKPSLGEQQGVPHWGLDLVDPGDSFSVSQFKDYACQKIKEVRSRGNIPFLVGGTGLYIDSVIFDFQFGGKSSKEKRANLQEMTISELQQYCVNHDVALPENSKNKRYLIRAIERAGKKSSGLEVPLSNTIVVGITTGKQLLRQRITDRAKKMFKDGVVEETIGLANNAGWCNEAMTGNVYPIIKKLIEKEIDEDQTIREFIVSDVNLVKRQLTWFRRNPFIEWGDVHSCEQYLSRVLDSK; encoded by the coding sequence TTGAATAGGTTTATAAAATTAGATAACGGCGTTGATGAAGGTCGCCTACCACTAATTGTAATTGTTGGTCCTACCGCTAGCGGCAAAACGTCATTAGCTATACAATTGGCAAAGAAGTATAGAGGAGAGATAATTTGTGCTGACAGTAGAACTGTTTATCGTGGTATGAACATTGGGACAGCTAAGCCTTCTTTGGGTGAACAGCAAGGAGTGCCTCATTGGGGTCTTGACTTAGTAGATCCGGGAGATTCTTTCAGTGTGTCACAATTTAAGGACTATGCCTGTCAAAAGATTAAAGAAGTCCGAAGTCGAGGAAATATTCCATTTCTTGTCGGTGGAACAGGGTTGTATATTGATTCTGTTATATTTGATTTTCAATTTGGAGGTAAATCCAGCAAAGAAAAGAGAGCTAACCTACAAGAAATGACGATATCTGAACTTCAACAATACTGTGTCAATCACGATGTAGCCTTGCCGGAGAATAGTAAAAATAAAAGATATCTAATTAGGGCTATTGAGCGAGCCGGTAAAAAGTCATCTGGATTGGAGGTGCCGTTGAGTAATACCATCGTTGTCGGAATTACTACAGGTAAACAGCTATTAAGGCAGAGAATTACAGATAGAGCAAAAAAAATGTTCAAGGATGGTGTTGTAGAAGAAACAATAGGATTAGCCAATAATGCCGGGTGGTGTAATGAGGCTATGACAGGCAATGTTTATCCTATTATTAAGAAATTAATCGAGAAAGAAATAGATGAAGACCAGACTATTCGGGAGTTTATCGTTAGTGATGTAAACTTAGTGAAACGTCAGTTGACGTGGTTTAGGCGAAACCCATTTATTGAATGGGGAGATGTTCATTCATGTGAACAATATTTATCTCGAGTATTAGATAGTAAGTAA